The DNA region CGGTTTCCAGCTCTTTGCGCGTGTGGCGCAGCAGCGTGGACTGACGTGTTTTGTGAAGCGTCCAGAGTCCGAAGATAACCGCCAGCAGGAACAGCGTGCCGGTGGTGATGCCAATCGCCATCAGGCGGTACTGTGCGTCTACCGCCCAGATGATCAGCACCATCAGGCTCATCAGACCAAATGCCGTGAACAGCATGGTCAGGCCTACCATCAACAGCAGCTGTATCAGGTTTGCTTTTTCCTGTTCCAGTTCCACCACTGCCAGACGGACACGCGTCTCAACCATACCCACCAGCGTGGTCACAATGCGCTGACCGATGTTAATGACCCCTTTCGCCGGGCCGTGGTTCTGCTGTGAGTCAGTCATAATTAACGACGCGAAATGAGCATGCCCAGTGCGACGCCAATCGCTGCACCGATGCCCACACCATGCCAGGGATTTTCACGCACGTAGCCTTCGGCTTTCTGCGCCGCTTCACGGGTAGTCGCCGCAATGCGCTCACCTGATTCGCCCAGACGCTCGCGCGAACTGTCCAGCGCCACACGCGCCTTGTTACGCAGTTTATCCAGCTCGCCTTTGGATTTTTCAGTACCGCTGCTCAGCACTTCTTCCAGGGTATCCGCCAGGTTTTTCAGCTCAGCACGCAAATGTTCCGATGATGTGTCTTTAGACATAAAATACTCCTTTAACATCAGTTGGTTAATTCCGATTAGTAGGGCTCCGCCTGTAACTTTTTCAGCTCCCGGCGCGCTTCATCCAGCTTTTGTTGTCGTTTGGCAATCTTCTCCCTGTCATGGCCCTCTTCGCGCTCTTCCCTGAGTGCGTGCTCGCGTTCCGCCACTTTCTGCTTCTGCGCGTTAATTCTTTCCAGATGGGCTGCTTCGAGTTT from Pantoea deleyi includes:
- a CDS encoding phage holin family protein, whose protein sequence is MTDSQQNHGPAKGVINIGQRIVTTLVGMVETRVRLAVVELEQEKANLIQLLLMVGLTMLFTAFGLMSLMVLIIWAVDAQYRLMAIGITTGTLFLLAVIFGLWTLHKTRQSTLLRHTRKELETDRKLLEEQR
- a CDS encoding DUF883 family protein, with amino-acid sequence MSKDTSSEHLRAELKNLADTLEEVLSSGTEKSKGELDKLRNKARVALDSSRERLGESGERIAATTREAAQKAEGYVRENPWHGVGIGAAIGVALGMLISRR